In one window of Desulfonatronum thioautotrophicum DNA:
- the gap gene encoding type I glyceraldehyde-3-phosphate dehydrogenase translates to MAVRIGINGFGRIGRYMTRLLATDQDVRLVAVNARAENAALVHLLKYDSVHGRLTETATATEEGFELAGQQVAVTRHPAGEWSWGDLGVDIVLETTGKFTSRDPCRQHLERGAKKVLIAAPGKDADTTIVMGVNHQHYKPDAHHIISNASCTTNCLAPVAKVVHEQFGIEHGLMTTIHSYTMSQRILDGSHKDLRRGRAAAMSMLPTTTGAAKAVTMVLPELEGRLDGMAVRVPTPNVSLVDLVVNLASDVSPEAVNLALRSAAEGPLQNILGYTEEPLVSMDFNGSIFGGVVDGPCTTVLHNRLAKLIVWYDNESGFSNQLLRLTRMVANSLG, encoded by the coding sequence ATGGCTGTGCGCATTGGAATCAACGGGTTCGGCCGGATCGGCCGGTACATGACACGGTTGCTGGCCACTGACCAGGATGTGCGTCTGGTCGCCGTGAATGCCAGGGCGGAGAACGCGGCCCTGGTGCATCTGCTCAAATACGATTCCGTACACGGCAGGCTGACCGAGACAGCCACGGCCACGGAAGAGGGGTTCGAGTTGGCCGGGCAACAAGTAGCGGTGACCCGGCATCCGGCCGGAGAGTGGTCCTGGGGGGACCTGGGCGTGGATATTGTTTTGGAAACCACGGGCAAGTTCACCTCTCGCGACCCCTGCCGGCAGCATCTTGAGCGGGGTGCCAAAAAGGTGCTTATCGCCGCTCCGGGCAAGGACGCCGACACCACCATCGTCATGGGTGTGAACCATCAGCACTATAAACCAGATGCGCATCATATCATTTCCAACGCGTCCTGTACCACCAATTGTCTGGCCCCGGTAGCCAAGGTCGTGCACGAGCAGTTCGGCATCGAACACGGCCTGATGACCACCATCCATTCCTACACCATGAGCCAACGGATTCTGGATGGCTCACACAAGGATCTCCGGCGCGGCCGGGCCGCGGCCATGTCCATGCTGCCCACCACTACGGGCGCGGCAAAGGCTGTAACCATGGTTCTGCCCGAGCTGGAAGGTCGGCTGGACGGCATGGCCGTGCGCGTGCCCACGCCCAACGTCTCCCTGGTGGATCTGGTGGTCAACCTGGCCAGTGACGTCAGCCCGGAGGCGGTTAATCTGGCCTTGCGTTCGGCAGCCGAAGGACCATTGCAGAATATTCTGGGTTATACGGAAGAACCCCTGGTTTCCATGGATTTCAACGGTAGCATTTTTGGCGGTGTGGTGGACGGACCGTGCACCACGGTTCTCCATAATCGTCTGGCCAAGCTGATCGTCTGGTACGACAATGAATCCGGATTCAGCAACCAGCTGTTGCGATTGACCAGGATGGTAGCGAACAGCCTGGGATAG
- the serS gene encoding serine--tRNA ligase, whose product MLDIKMIRQHPERVRKALTDRRAEVDLDTFLVLEEKRRTFLQEVEALKARRNQASGDVARLKRAKEDASALIAELSGVSEQIKSLDTDLKGLDQQVQEWLLGVPNIPHDSVPMGQSEADNPVLRTWGEPARPDFTPLEHWDLGPRLGGLDFERAAKITGSRFALLTGWAARLERALINFMLDQHTGKHGYLECLPPLIVNRESMTGTGQLPKFATDLFKLEATEYFLIPTAEVPVTNIHRGEILAADALPLAYAAFTPCFRSEAGTYGKDTRGLIRQHQFNKVELVRFAHPDSSYEELELLLGHAESILQLLELPYRVITLCTGDMGFSAAKTYDIEVWLPGQNTYREISSCSNFEDFQARRADIRFKPASGSKTAFVHTLNGSGLAVGRTLVAILENCQQLDGSLVIPRVLRPYMGGVESIEPGGIPR is encoded by the coding sequence ATGCTTGATATAAAAATGATCCGTCAGCATCCGGAACGGGTGCGTAAGGCCCTCACCGACCGGAGGGCTGAAGTCGACCTGGATACCTTTCTGGTCCTGGAGGAAAAACGCCGCACGTTTCTGCAGGAGGTCGAAGCACTCAAGGCCCGGCGCAATCAGGCGTCTGGCGACGTAGCCAGGCTTAAGCGGGCCAAGGAAGATGCCTCGGCCTTGATTGCCGAGCTTTCCGGTGTGTCGGAACAGATCAAGTCCCTGGACACGGATCTGAAAGGACTGGACCAGCAGGTCCAGGAATGGCTGCTGGGCGTGCCCAACATACCCCACGACTCCGTGCCCATGGGCCAATCCGAGGCGGACAATCCTGTATTGCGCACCTGGGGCGAGCCCGCAAGGCCGGACTTCACTCCCTTGGAGCACTGGGATCTGGGACCGCGTTTGGGCGGCCTGGACTTTGAGCGGGCCGCCAAGATCACCGGATCCCGGTTTGCCTTGCTCACCGGCTGGGCCGCCAGACTGGAGCGGGCTCTCATCAACTTCATGCTGGACCAGCATACCGGCAAGCACGGCTACCTGGAATGCCTGCCACCGCTGATCGTCAACCGGGAAAGCATGACCGGCACCGGCCAACTGCCCAAATTCGCGACGGACCTCTTCAAGCTGGAAGCAACGGAGTATTTCCTGATCCCCACGGCCGAAGTGCCGGTGACCAATATCCATCGCGGCGAAATCCTGGCCGCGGACGCCCTGCCTTTGGCCTACGCCGCGTTCACCCCCTGCTTCCGGTCCGAGGCCGGTACCTACGGCAAGGACACAAGGGGGTTGATCCGTCAGCATCAGTTCAACAAGGTGGAACTGGTCCGCTTTGCCCATCCAGATTCCTCCTACGAGGAACTGGAACTCCTTCTGGGCCATGCCGAGAGCATTTTGCAGCTCCTGGAGCTACCCTACAGGGTGATCACCCTGTGCACCGGAGATATGGGCTTTTCCGCGGCCAAGACCTACGATATCGAGGTCTGGCTGCCTGGTCAGAATACGTACCGGGAAATTTCCTCCTGCTCCAACTTCGAAGACTTCCAGGCCCGGCGGGCGGACATCCGTTTCAAGCCCGCCTCGGGCTCGAAGACGGCCTTTGTGCATACCCTGAATGGCTCGGGCCTGGCCGTGGGCCGGACCCTGGTCGCCATCCTGGAAAACTGCCAGCAGCTGGACGGCAGTCTGGTCATCCCCAGGGTGTTGCGGCCCTACATGGGCGGGGTGGAGAGCATCGAGCCCGGCGGAATACCGCGTTAG
- a CDS encoding ABC transporter ATP-binding protein: MYAIEAENVGKRYYVQGMGQRTLFNTLTGAFRGSTKQEFWALRNLNFKIPKGKTVGVVGPNGSGKSTLLGLVAGTITPTEGELRTHGRISSLLELGAGFHPDLSGRENVYLNASILGIPRDYVQKRFDHIVDFAGLRDFIDTPVKHYSSGMYVRLGFAVAVEMDPDILLIDEVLAVGDAAFQMKCLDRVRQFQKKGKTLFLVSHALETVGEFCDEVMLIHDGQLLDQGDPSTVILSYLKSYMVRIGMLNVEEHGTRDVEIEEALLLDETGKETNIFQANQEMIVEVHYKAKKRIDQPVFGFNIKTGNGIYVFGSNTQISKTSVESIDGRGVMRLRIAPLTLKKGNFFLSLSIHSWDHATQFHRREDWYPFIIRDASESPGLVHLNTEWHLEPENPAL, from the coding sequence ATGTACGCCATTGAAGCCGAAAACGTCGGCAAACGTTACTATGTCCAGGGCATGGGCCAACGCACCCTGTTCAACACCCTGACCGGGGCCTTCAGAGGAAGTACGAAGCAGGAATTCTGGGCCCTGCGCAACCTGAATTTCAAGATTCCCAAGGGCAAAACCGTGGGTGTTGTCGGTCCCAACGGATCAGGGAAAAGCACCCTGCTGGGTCTGGTGGCCGGAACCATCACCCCCACCGAAGGCGAGCTGCGCACCCATGGCCGGATATCCTCGCTCCTGGAACTCGGCGCTGGATTCCACCCTGACCTGTCCGGTCGGGAGAACGTCTATCTCAATGCCTCAATCCTGGGCATCCCCCGGGATTATGTCCAGAAACGCTTCGACCATATCGTGGATTTTGCCGGGCTGCGAGACTTCATCGATACGCCGGTAAAGCACTACTCCAGCGGCATGTACGTCCGCCTGGGCTTTGCCGTGGCCGTGGAGATGGACCCGGACATTCTGCTCATCGACGAGGTCTTGGCCGTGGGTGACGCGGCCTTTCAGATGAAGTGCCTGGACCGGGTCCGGCAGTTTCAAAAAAAGGGCAAGACCCTGTTTTTGGTCTCTCATGCCCTGGAAACCGTTGGTGAATTCTGCGACGAAGTAATGCTCATCCACGACGGTCAGCTCCTGGATCAGGGTGACCCGTCCACCGTGATCCTCAGCTACCTGAAATCCTACATGGTACGCATCGGCATGCTCAACGTGGAGGAGCACGGTACCCGGGACGTGGAGATCGAAGAGGCCCTTCTCTTGGACGAAACCGGCAAGGAGACAAACATCTTCCAGGCCAATCAGGAGATGATCGTCGAGGTCCACTACAAGGCCAAGAAGCGGATCGACCAGCCGGTCTTCGGCTTTAACATCAAGACCGGCAACGGGATCTACGTTTTTGGCTCCAACACCCAGATATCCAAGACTTCCGTGGAGTCCATCGACGGTCGCGGCGTGATGCGCCTGCGGATCGCCCCGTTGACCCTGAAAAAAGGCAATTTCTTTCTCTCCCTGTCCATCCACTCCTGGGACCACGCGACTCAGTTCCATCGGCGTGAGGACTGGTATCCCTTTATTATTCGCGATGCCAGCGAGTCCCCAGGCCTGGTGCATCTGAACACGGAATGGCATCTGGAGCCGGAAAACCCGGCGCTGTGA
- a CDS encoding HD domain-containing protein — MTAMDMDEAVQDLVAFAQGLFPGDPLHRANMALKLDHCLRVFQEAEAITSVENLSSATTRRALWAALFHDVGRFEQYVVYKTFDDRKSTDHGRLGSRTLKRHGLLDRLDAQDGKAVRMAVVLHNKRFLPTALPAWVLHPVRVVRDADKLDILLIMLNHLRPGGEHNPVVTLGLRDEPDICSSELVDQVLDGELGDYAKMRTLNDFRLLLCSWVHDLNYFATRQAIRQRGYLTELLSDLPDTPKIRRLHDTVLSALE; from the coding sequence ATGACCGCCATGGACATGGACGAGGCGGTGCAGGATCTGGTGGCATTTGCCCAGGGGCTTTTCCCCGGAGATCCGTTGCATCGCGCCAACATGGCCCTGAAATTGGATCACTGTCTGCGGGTTTTTCAGGAGGCGGAAGCAATTACGTCCGTGGAAAACCTGTCGTCAGCCACGACCCGACGAGCACTCTGGGCCGCTTTGTTCCATGACGTTGGACGCTTTGAACAGTATGTGGTTTACAAGACATTCGACGACCGGAAGTCCACGGACCACGGCCGTCTCGGAAGTCGGACGTTAAAACGGCATGGGCTGCTGGATCGGTTGGACGCTCAGGACGGCAAGGCCGTGCGTATGGCTGTCGTGCTCCACAACAAGCGATTCCTCCCGACAGCCCTGCCCGCGTGGGTCTTGCATCCGGTCCGGGTCGTCCGGGACGCGGACAAGTTGGACATCTTGCTGATCATGCTCAACCATTTGCGGCCGGGTGGCGAGCACAATCCCGTGGTCACTCTGGGGCTGCGCGATGAACCCGATATTTGTTCCTCTGAGCTGGTGGACCAAGTCCTGGACGGAGAGCTTGGCGACTATGCAAAAATGCGGACCCTCAATGATTTTCGCCTGCTGCTGTGCAGCTGGGTGCATGACCTGAACTATTTCGCCACCAGGCAAGCCATCCGACAGCGCGGCTACCTGACGGAACTTTTAAGCGACCTCCCGGACACGCCCAAAATCCGCCGGCTTCACGATACCGTTCTTTCCGCCCTGGAGTAA
- a CDS encoding FAD-dependent oxidoreductase — protein MANWNQENKTDGTTPENADEEMVVAGSDAKPHTVSAHQGEKWLLPEKSRHYLTELFQGLRGDVTLLVFVKDGVNEPYNQFCSEFVSDLARISTKIKPHFASLDSELAQSHAVRRSPTILVQPETYQIRFTGAPAGEEGKALIEAILMASSGESGLTGMSANILDQLQEPRHAQVFVSPTCPYCPQQVVTAFRAAVHRPDLVSAECVETGEHQDLALRFNVGAVPHTVINADHAMIGLVSEERFVAELLTLQSIEASESPDEPAGHQGHPEPVDMDLLIIGGGPAGLTAAIYAARSGLRTMILEGKTVGGQIAVTPIVENYPGFSSVSGMALVEMMVEQARRYVQIVQGETVQEVKIGRRVEALTEHGLYRARALLLATGASWRTLGVPGESELFGRGVSFCATCDGYLYKNRHVLVVGGGNTAVTNALYLKNLGASVGVIHRRDTFRAERQLVDALDKEHIPVYWNSVVEEILGTDAVQAVRIRNLHGGEASHIPTDGVFLAIGETANAGLARDIGLQLTSDGSIQVDERMRTSHPRIYAAGDVTGGVRQIVTAVGQGSVAALSIFEDLSREG, from the coding sequence ATGGCCAATTGGAATCAAGAAAATAAAACAGACGGCACAACACCGGAAAACGCAGACGAAGAAATGGTTGTCGCTGGATCCGACGCGAAACCGCACACCGTCAGCGCCCACCAAGGTGAAAAATGGCTGTTGCCTGAAAAAAGCCGGCACTACCTCACGGAGCTGTTTCAAGGGTTGCGCGGGGACGTCACCTTGCTCGTCTTTGTCAAGGATGGCGTCAACGAACCATATAATCAGTTCTGTAGCGAATTCGTCTCGGATTTGGCCCGGATCAGCACAAAAATCAAGCCACATTTCGCATCTCTGGACTCTGAGCTGGCCCAAAGCCACGCGGTCCGGCGATCGCCGACCATTCTGGTCCAGCCGGAAACCTATCAGATCCGTTTCACCGGAGCCCCTGCCGGTGAAGAGGGCAAGGCCTTGATTGAGGCCATTCTCATGGCTTCCTCCGGAGAAAGCGGCCTGACCGGGATGTCGGCCAATATCCTGGATCAATTGCAGGAGCCTCGTCATGCCCAGGTATTTGTCAGCCCCACCTGCCCCTACTGTCCGCAGCAGGTGGTCACCGCATTTCGCGCGGCCGTCCACCGGCCGGATCTGGTATCTGCGGAGTGCGTGGAAACCGGTGAACACCAGGATCTGGCCCTGCGATTCAACGTCGGGGCCGTGCCGCATACGGTGATCAACGCCGACCACGCCATGATCGGGCTCGTTTCCGAAGAGCGCTTTGTTGCGGAGCTGTTGACCCTGCAATCCATCGAGGCTTCCGAGAGCCCTGATGAACCGGCCGGCCACCAGGGACACCCCGAACCCGTGGACATGGATCTGTTGATCATTGGCGGCGGACCGGCCGGGTTGACGGCCGCGATATATGCCGCGCGCAGTGGTCTGCGGACGATGATTCTCGAGGGCAAAACCGTCGGCGGCCAGATCGCCGTCACGCCCATCGTGGAAAACTATCCCGGCTTTTCCAGCGTGTCCGGGATGGCTCTGGTGGAGATGATGGTCGAGCAGGCGCGACGCTATGTGCAGATTGTGCAGGGCGAAACGGTTCAGGAGGTAAAGATTGGCCGCCGGGTGGAGGCACTTACGGAACACGGATTGTACCGAGCCAGGGCCCTGCTTTTGGCCACTGGAGCGTCATGGCGCACCCTGGGGGTTCCGGGGGAAAGCGAACTGTTCGGTCGCGGAGTGAGCTTTTGCGCGACATGCGACGGCTACCTGTATAAAAACCGGCATGTTCTTGTGGTCGGCGGCGGCAATACCGCGGTGACCAACGCCCTGTATCTGAAAAACCTTGGCGCTTCCGTCGGCGTGATCCATCGGCGGGATACCTTCCGCGCCGAACGGCAACTCGTGGACGCCTTGGATAAGGAACATATTCCGGTCTACTGGAACAGCGTTGTCGAGGAAATTCTGGGAACGGACGCCGTCCAGGCCGTTCGGATCCGGAACCTGCACGGCGGGGAGGCCAGCCACATTCCGACGGATGGCGTTTTTCTGGCCATCGGGGAGACGGCCAATGCCGGATTGGCCAGGGATATCGGCCTCCAGCTGACGTCTGATGGCAGCATCCAGGTGGACGAGCGAATGCGGACCAGCCATCCTCGGATTTACGCCGCAGGCGATGTTACCGGCGGTGTTCGCCAGATCGTCACTGCCGTAGGCCAGGGTTCCGTGGCGGCCTTGAGCATTTTCGAAGATCTTTCCCGTGAAGGATAG
- a CDS encoding ATPase, T2SS/T4P/T4SS family, which yields MTATPITNLQGEMLYRQGRYQDAVQSLLDEYRGGRKTFAVITLIIQSMRALGQHREMADFLAKGVMESTLSEPEQAALYYQLGQALFQAKDLTQAKQAFWQAHRLNPNHPGLAEKLKIIGQREFRPQHRYSLLIARGLLGEEQLAELSRTAKEANEDLDQALLRELKLEKAVLGESLAAFYEVPFVPFDPDTEVPFELLEKRKLDPDYLKRSGWTPLVVDGNAITVLMANPFDHARLDEIRFIFGTSRIDPKVALAMDIHGFIDMFFRRLGSEELMELGDSVEAQADGEEEPDLDEETGVTDSEVVRLVNALLVEAWRRNASDIHIEPDPQNRFCSVRFRVDGTCHEFRKIRSGMAKPLISRVKIMAHLNIAERRLPQDGKIKMRLPELGKIVEFRVAILPTIENHEDVVLRVLASGKPLPLDRLGMSDENLTKFKAAVYKPYGLIIVVGPTGSGKTTTLHSAISYINTPERKIWTAEDPVEITQEGLRQVQINPKIGLDFATTLRSFLRADPDVIMVGEMRDAETAHIGVQASLTGHMVFSTLHTNSAPETITRLLDMDLDPFNFADSLLCVLAQRLIKTLCTHCKEAYHPDKREFESLAKEFGPGFDQYVPGSREISLYRAKGCGQCNQGYRGRTGVHELMTSTKPIKNLIKRRSPTEEIRDQAVADGMLTLKQDALLKVLQGVTDMAQVRVVSG from the coding sequence ATGACCGCGACACCGATTACCAATTTGCAAGGCGAAATGTTGTATCGCCAAGGCCGCTATCAGGACGCAGTCCAATCCTTGCTGGACGAGTATCGCGGCGGCAGAAAAACTTTTGCGGTGATCACCTTGATCATCCAGTCCATGCGAGCTCTGGGCCAGCATCGGGAAATGGCTGATTTTTTGGCCAAGGGCGTCATGGAATCCACCCTTTCCGAGCCCGAACAGGCTGCTTTGTACTACCAACTCGGACAAGCCTTGTTTCAGGCCAAGGATCTGACCCAGGCCAAACAGGCGTTCTGGCAGGCGCACCGCTTGAACCCAAATCATCCTGGTTTGGCCGAAAAGCTGAAGATCATTGGTCAGCGGGAATTTCGTCCACAACACCGCTACAGCCTGCTGATTGCCCGTGGCCTCCTTGGAGAGGAACAACTGGCGGAACTGTCTCGGACCGCCAAAGAGGCCAATGAGGATCTGGACCAGGCACTGCTTCGCGAACTGAAGCTGGAGAAGGCCGTGCTGGGGGAATCCCTGGCTGCCTTCTACGAAGTGCCGTTTGTTCCTTTTGATCCGGACACGGAAGTGCCGTTCGAACTTTTGGAAAAGCGCAAGCTGGACCCGGATTATCTGAAACGCTCAGGCTGGACACCCCTGGTAGTGGACGGCAATGCCATTACCGTTTTGATGGCCAATCCTTTCGACCATGCCCGTTTGGACGAGATTCGGTTCATTTTCGGTACCAGCCGGATCGACCCCAAAGTCGCTCTGGCCATGGACATTCACGGCTTCATCGACATGTTCTTCCGCCGACTCGGGTCAGAAGAACTCATGGAGCTCGGTGATTCGGTGGAGGCCCAGGCTGATGGGGAGGAAGAACCGGATCTGGACGAGGAGACCGGGGTTACGGATTCCGAGGTCGTCCGGCTGGTCAATGCCCTGCTGGTGGAGGCCTGGCGACGCAATGCCTCGGATATCCATATTGAACCGGATCCCCAGAATCGGTTCTGCTCGGTTCGCTTTCGCGTCGACGGTACCTGTCATGAATTTCGCAAGATCCGGTCAGGGATGGCCAAGCCGTTGATTTCCCGGGTCAAAATCATGGCCCATTTGAATATAGCCGAACGTCGTCTGCCCCAGGACGGCAAGATCAAAATGCGTCTCCCGGAACTTGGCAAAATTGTCGAGTTCCGCGTAGCCATTCTGCCGACCATTGAAAACCATGAGGACGTGGTTCTGCGGGTTCTGGCCTCGGGCAAGCCGCTGCCACTGGACCGGTTGGGCATGTCGGATGAAAATCTGACCAAATTCAAGGCCGCGGTTTACAAGCCTTACGGGCTGATCATCGTGGTTGGTCCCACCGGATCGGGAAAGACCACCACCCTGCACTCGGCCATCAGCTATATCAATACTCCCGAACGCAAGATCTGGACCGCGGAAGATCCGGTGGAAATCACCCAGGAAGGGCTACGCCAAGTCCAGATCAATCCCAAAATCGGCCTGGACTTTGCGACGACCCTGCGCTCCTTCCTGCGAGCCGATCCAGACGTGATCATGGTCGGGGAGATGCGCGACGCGGAAACCGCCCATATTGGTGTTCAGGCGTCCCTGACCGGGCACATGGTCTTCTCCACCCTGCACACCAATTCCGCCCCGGAGACCATCACCCGTCTCCTGGACATGGACCTGGACCCCTTCAATTTTGCGGACTCCCTGCTCTGCGTTTTGGCCCAGCGCCTGATCAAGACCCTCTGCACCCACTGCAAGGAGGCCTATCATCCGGACAAGCGGGAGTTCGAGAGTCTTGCCAAGGAGTTTGGACCGGGATTTGACCAGTATGTCCCCGGCTCAAGGGAGATTTCCCTGTACCGGGCCAAGGGGTGTGGACAGTGCAATCAAGGGTATCGTGGCAGGACGGGCGTGCATGAGTTGATGACCAGCACGAAACCGATCAAGAATCTGATCAAGCGCCGCAGTCCCACGGAGGAAATCCGGGATCAGGCCGTGGCCGACGGCATGTTGACCCTGAAACAGGACGCTCTGCTTAAGGTGCTCCAGGGCGTTACGGACATGGCCCAGGTCCGCGTTGTCAGTGGGTGA
- a CDS encoding diguanylate cyclase domain-containing protein has protein sequence MSEDIRQETGAVLLVEADPGTARAMEAELIRGGFRVRIAHSHLGALGMMEDLLGPHVLLIPADPTDIDGFDLVHLVRHRNRFLKQNLRIIMAGSGENFVRISRNDDGIDDFLLRPYFPGELVWRVRKAWKVLEPVGQANAPEYMDISTGILAPTGIKRALHEELNKSFRKQSCFSLAVIEFLGLENANLNYGRMLAEWMEQDLSKSIRLALRSYDRLGRVDSGRYCLLAPDVDREHLQKLLVRLGRHVEEWNESVARNSYLRTPVRPNVRALAILPQFEPEHLTKAVTLLWDWICRDEVPQETIQAVFPDLALTSEVVLGRQLSFDSEAAFPPDSVAVPFLNSQPNAQPDIPSGKKTG, from the coding sequence GTGTCGGAGGATATCCGCCAGGAAACCGGTGCGGTGCTTCTGGTCGAAGCCGACCCGGGGACGGCCAGAGCCATGGAGGCTGAGTTGATTCGCGGCGGGTTCAGGGTCCGTATCGCCCACAGCCATCTCGGCGCCTTGGGCATGATGGAGGACCTTCTTGGGCCCCACGTCCTGCTCATCCCTGCAGATCCGACGGATATCGACGGATTTGATCTTGTGCACTTGGTTCGCCATCGCAATCGTTTCCTGAAGCAAAACCTGCGCATTATCATGGCTGGTTCAGGGGAGAATTTTGTTCGAATATCCCGGAATGACGACGGCATTGACGACTTCCTCCTGCGTCCCTATTTCCCCGGTGAACTGGTCTGGAGAGTGCGCAAGGCCTGGAAGGTTCTGGAGCCCGTCGGGCAAGCCAATGCCCCGGAGTATATGGACATTTCCACGGGGATTCTCGCGCCCACCGGGATCAAGCGGGCGTTGCATGAGGAACTGAACAAATCCTTTCGTAAGCAGTCCTGCTTCTCCCTGGCCGTAATCGAATTTCTTGGCCTGGAAAACGCGAATCTGAATTATGGGCGGATGCTGGCCGAATGGATGGAACAGGATCTATCCAAGAGCATTCGACTCGCGCTGCGCAGTTATGATCGCCTGGGGCGCGTCGATTCAGGGAGATATTGCCTGCTCGCTCCTGACGTGGACCGGGAACACCTCCAAAAACTTCTGGTTCGCCTGGGTCGGCATGTCGAGGAGTGGAACGAGTCCGTGGCCAGAAATTCCTACCTCCGGACACCTGTGCGTCCGAACGTCCGTGCCCTGGCCATATTGCCGCAATTTGAGCCCGAACATTTGACCAAAGCGGTGACATTGCTTTGGGATTGGATTTGTCGGGACGAAGTCCCCCAGGAGACTATCCAGGCCGTTTTTCCAGACCTGGCCTTGACCTCGGAGGTTGTCCTTGGACGACAGCTTTCTTTTGACTCAGAGGCGGCTTTTCCTCCGGATTCAGTCGCGGTTCCTTTCCTCAATTCTCAGCCAAATGCTCAGCCAGATATCCCCTCGGGCAAGAAAACCGGATGA
- a CDS encoding cupin domain-containing protein yields the protein MQGMFLPSKERDFADHPKFAGVRIAVLVRGTDSDRVSVSQLEIAPGVEVPIHTHDPQLDSIFVLSGEAEVYINGEWVTVGPEDYLLAPSGVEHGVRNSGQVPLRLFIHHSPPLL from the coding sequence ATGCAAGGAATGTTTTTGCCCAGCAAGGAAAGGGACTTCGCGGATCACCCTAAATTCGCCGGGGTCAGGATTGCGGTTTTGGTGCGGGGCACGGATTCGGACAGGGTCAGTGTCTCCCAGCTGGAGATTGCGCCTGGGGTTGAGGTGCCGATCCATACCCATGATCCGCAGCTTGATTCCATATTTGTCCTGTCCGGTGAGGCGGAGGTATATATCAACGGGGAGTGGGTGACGGTGGGGCCGGAAGACTACCTTCTGGCCCCATCAGGCGTGGAGCATGGCGTGCGCAACAGCGGTCAGGTGCCCTTGAGGCTTTTTATCCATCACAGTCCACCGCTTTTGTAG
- a CDS encoding GNAT family N-acetyltransferase, with protein sequence MNRNKQSHIPHIPVSGPTGTYTVRRFQPQDALGVTECFRETYGASYPVTDQYDPRLVIAQNRTGRHLAAVAVTDQTGEVVGHCSVQCRFPWPVGECGQIMVKRGHQGRSLAVRMGQFLEQEALGIGLRCLVTYEVTSHKATQLIAHRAQFRPCGLILGAMPATMDFQTLTGAVSQRESCMVSFKYLIAPRPAVVHVPAHHQKMIARIYFGLGKTVTYHPPSPVSDWGETVVRVSRTWETAEILVRRIGKNSPAEIRAHLRDLLAGGVAQVVYLEIPLDQTGGDLVCREAEQLGFFFAGLGPSSTTQGEALILQYLKTELDLSRLRVVTPMGREILGYVTREQERVVAKCPSDV encoded by the coding sequence ATGAACCGCAATAAGCAGAGCCATATTCCCCATATCCCCGTTTCCGGCCCTACCGGAACGTACACCGTGCGCCGTTTTCAGCCGCAGGACGCCCTGGGCGTGACAGAGTGTTTTCGCGAGACCTACGGGGCCAGCTATCCGGTGACGGACCAGTATGATCCAAGGTTGGTCATCGCACAAAACAGGACCGGAAGGCATCTTGCGGCAGTGGCCGTGACGGACCAAACCGGAGAGGTCGTGGGCCACTGCTCCGTGCAGTGCCGCTTTCCATGGCCTGTCGGTGAATGCGGCCAGATCATGGTCAAGCGCGGCCACCAGGGCCGCTCCCTGGCGGTGCGCATGGGCCAATTTCTGGAACAGGAGGCCCTGGGCATCGGTCTGCGTTGCCTGGTCACCTACGAGGTTACCAGCCACAAAGCCACGCAACTGATCGCCCATCGCGCCCAATTTCGACCGTGTGGCCTGATCCTCGGGGCCATGCCCGCCACCATGGATTTTCAGACCCTGACCGGAGCGGTCTCCCAGCGGGAAAGCTGCATGGTCAGCTTCAAGTACCTCATTGCTCCCCGGCCGGCCGTCGTTCATGTCCCAGCCCATCACCAGAAGATGATCGCCAGAATATATTTTGGACTGGGAAAAACCGTGACGTACCACCCCCCTTCCCCCGTCTCAGACTGGGGAGAGACTGTTGTCCGCGTGAGTCGAACCTGGGAAACCGCGGAGATCCTGGTACGCCGCATCGGGAAAAACTCCCCTGCGGAGATCCGCGCCCACCTGCGCGATTTGCTGGCTGGAGGGGTTGCCCAGGTGGTCTACCTGGAGATCCCCCTGGACCAGACAGGCGGAGACCTGGTCTGCCGGGAAGCGGAGCAGCTCGGCTTTTTCTTCGCCGGCCTCGGCCCCAGTTCAACCACGCAGGGCGAAGCATTGATTCTGCAATATCTGAAGACTGAACTGGATCTGTCCCGGTTACGGGTGGTCACGCCCATGGGCCGGGAGATTTTGGGGTATGTGACGCGGGAGCAAGAGCGGGTGGTTGCCAAGTGTCCATCCGATGTATAG